The window CGTCCACGCACAGGCCGAACCCGATCCCGGTGCTCCAGGTGACATACACGCAATTGGGTTCGTCCTGCACTGCGCCGAAAGCGCGCTCTCCCGCGAGCGCGGCGACGCAATCATTTTCGATGACCACGCGCGAATATTTTTCCCGTAACACTTGTTCCAGCGGCACGGTTTTCCAATCGTTCGGAAGATCGTTAGCCTTGGCGCCCGCGCCGCAGATATTCGGCGTCGACAAGGCGAGCAACCCATCCTCCAATACGAACGGGCCGCATGAGGCCACGCCGATGCTGTCGATCCGGTCGTCGGGGATACCGGCTTGACGACAGGCTGTTTGCAGAAGTTCGATGGCCTTTTCAGGCAGTGCGCGCCGGGTACCCGACTTCGGGGTCGGCGCCGTGATCCGTGCGAGCGGCCCTTCCGGTCCCGCCACAATGGCGGCGATCTTCGTGCCGCCGATATCCAGCGCGCCAATGTAGTGATCCTGCATAATTGCTCCGTTTCAATGCGTTTCAATGCGTCTCAATACGCCTTATCCCAGGCAATGCTAAGCCTCGATGCGCACTGGATCAACCCTACCATGCTGTAGGTCTGCGGAAAATTTCCCCACAATTCTCCGCTTTCAAGCGATACATCTTCCGCCAGCAATCCCAGGTGATTGCATTTCCCGAGCACATTTTCGAACAGCTTGCGTGCCCGCTCGGTTTCGCCCATTTTGGCGAGCGCAAGTATCCACCATAAGGTGCATACAAGAAAAGCCGACTCGGGCCGGCCGAAATCGTCTTCCTCGTCATATCGCAACAGAAAGTCACCGCGACGCAAATGCTTTTCCACCGTATTGACGGTGGCGACAAAGCGCGGATCATTAGGTGCGAGAAACTGGAACTCGGCCATCAGCAAGAGGCTGGCGTCGACCCGGTCGCCCTGAAAGGTGGACACAAAACTGCCGATCACGGGATTCCATGCAGCCTCGCAGATATCCTGATGAATGTCCTTCGCATGCATGGCCCATTGCGTCTGCCGTTCGGGTAATCCAAGATGGCCGGCGATCACCGCAAGCCGATGGCAGGCAGCCCAGCACATGATGCTGGAAAAGGTATGTACCCGCCGCGAACCGCGCAATTCCCAGATGCCGGAATCGGGCTGCCGGTAACAGCGCACCGCTTGTTCACCGAGACGTTCCAGGTCGAGAAACATGTGCCGCCCGGCCGGACGTTCAAGCCGGGTATCGAAAAACGCCTGCGTACTGGCCAGCACCGCTGCGCCGAATACATCGTTCTGTACCTGACCGTAGGCGAGGTTGCCGATCCTTACCGGCCCCATCCCGCGATAACCATCCAGGCCGGGGGCAATGCGCTCTTCAAGCACGGCCTCGCGCCGTATGCCATAGACCGGTTGCAGCGGCGCATCGCGACTGTCGGCGATGATGTTGAGAATATAGTCGAGGTAATGTTCCATGGTCCCGGTCGCGCCAAGACTGTTGAGAGCATTGACCACAAAGTAGGCGTCGCGCAGCCAGCAATAGCGATAATCCCAGTTGCGGCCGCTGCCGGGCGCCTCGGGAATGGAAGTCGTCACCGCAGCGACGATGGCGCCGGTGTCGTCGAAGGCATTGAGCTTCAGGGTAATTGCCGCGCGGATCACGACTTCCTGCCACTCGAAAGGGATGGCAAGATTGCGCACCCAGCGATGCCAGTAGGCGCGCGTCTTTTCATAGAAGGAACGGCCTACATCGTGCGCCGCGCCGTCCACCGTTTCATCCGGTCCCATCAACAGCGTCACGCTTTCATGCAGAAAGAAGGGACGCTTGTCGAGCACCGAGGTCAGCGATGCATCGGTGGTCAGGCGCATCGATTGCGACAAGCCGATGTACGACACATGATGCGCACCGGAGCGCGTTTCGGCGCGGCCGTCGCCGTAGCCGACCGCCGGAGCGACATGCAGCGTGATACGCGGGCGCCCGGCAGTGCGCCGCACGATGCGCACCACCATTGCCGGCGCAAACATCCGACCATGCAGATAGAAGCGCGGGGCGAAATCCACCAATTCTATGCCATTGCCGCCGCTATCGCGCATGCGCGTTACCAGAATGGCGGAATTGCGCTCATAGTACTGATCGATCGCCACCACATCGTCGAGCGTGACACCAATTTCGCCAATGGCGGCTTCCCGCTGTTCGGACCGCAGCAACGAGCAGCATATGGGATCGCTATCGAAATAGGGATAACACCACCAGACGATAGACCCGCGCTTGTCGACCAATGCGCTAGTGCGCGAATTGCCGATCAAGCCGAGGTCAAGCGTCGTCATGCGCGCTCCGCTGCGGGCCGGCCTGCAAGCCG is drawn from Noviherbaspirillum saxi and contains these coding sequences:
- a CDS encoding glycoside hydrolase family 15 protein; this translates as MTTLDLGLIGNSRTSALVDKRGSIVWWCYPYFDSDPICCSLLRSEQREAAIGEIGVTLDDVVAIDQYYERNSAILVTRMRDSGGNGIELVDFAPRFYLHGRMFAPAMVVRIVRRTAGRPRITLHVAPAVGYGDGRAETRSGAHHVSYIGLSQSMRLTTDASLTSVLDKRPFFLHESVTLLMGPDETVDGAAHDVGRSFYEKTRAYWHRWVRNLAIPFEWQEVVIRAAITLKLNAFDDTGAIVAAVTTSIPEAPGSGRNWDYRYCWLRDAYFVVNALNSLGATGTMEHYLDYILNIIADSRDAPLQPVYGIRREAVLEERIAPGLDGYRGMGPVRIGNLAYGQVQNDVFGAAVLASTQAFFDTRLERPAGRHMFLDLERLGEQAVRCYRQPDSGIWELRGSRRVHTFSSIMCWAACHRLAVIAGHLGLPERQTQWAMHAKDIHQDICEAAWNPVIGSFVSTFQGDRVDASLLLMAEFQFLAPNDPRFVATVNTVEKHLRRGDFLLRYDEEDDFGRPESAFLVCTLWWILALAKMGETERARKLFENVLGKCNHLGLLAEDVSLESGELWGNFPQTYSMVGLIQCASRLSIAWDKAY